A stretch of Zymoseptoria tritici IPO323 chromosome 1, whole genome shotgun sequence DNA encodes these proteins:
- the CYP-61 gene encoding putative P450 monooxygenase (P450 with unknown function. Comparison with characterized p450s did not yield highly significant matches. zeae.): protein MISLQLTLLGLGTLAAWLLWTVLQRLVLHDLASVPGPTLPALTRWYECWYEIWQPGKYPFKLKELHEKYGPILRPVPDEVHINDPDFLDTIYAIRNRNNPTIRGLLVDQSVGGAEDWHVHKMRRDALNPYFSQKFTLSMQDLMLQKRDQVIEQFFTASRSGQPFNLSDVYFAFSNDLVRNFCFGSDSDLLHNLPEAQIQRKNLTRMLTGVKVNKHFPFVPRLLANILPVFLGNGAIPPAVMDLMRFRARCRADIEAVFKDRKNDNKGRHSIFYELRDSPSLPPEEKTVRRLQDEAQLLVMAGTESLAKSLAIASFHLISNPSTLSTLRAELSSARQTSQHPDQPVPLTTLLTLPYLNAVITEANRLSFGVTNRIVRYSPTETLSYTASSGPHKGTNYVFPPRTKMSCCTYCTHTNPSLFPDPLKFLPERFLGEGDEVAKRKRCMMALGKGHRRCLGINVANAGMCLIVAAVAEWDMKAWDTDERDVAFLHDYQVAHGRLDSKGVRVVVK from the coding sequence ATGATCTCCTTACAGCTCACCTTGCTTGGTCTGGGCACTCTTGCCGCTTGGCTACTATGGACTGTGCTTCAACGCCTTGTTCTGCATGATCTTGCCAGCGTTCCGGGTCCCACGCTTCCGGCATTGACGAGATGGTACGAATGCTGGTATGAGATCTGGCAGCCTGGAAAGTATCCCTTCAAGCTCAAGGAACTGCACGAGAAGTATGGCCCGATCCTACGTCCCGTTCCCGACGAGGTCCACATCAACGACCCGGACTTCCTGGACACCATCTACGCTATACGCAACAGAAACAACCCAACGATCCGCGGGCTGCTCGTTGATCAGAGCGTTGGCGGAGCTGAGGACTGGCACGTTCACAAGATGAGGAGAGATGCTCTGAATCCATACTTCAGCCAAAAGTTTACCCTTTCCATGCAAGACCTCATGCTCCAGAAACGCGACCAAGTCATCGAGCAATTCTTCACAGCGTCTCGGTCCGGCCAACCCTTCAACCTCTCCGACGTCTACTTTGCTTTTTCCAACGACCTCGTCCGCAATTTCTGCTTCGGCTCTGACAGTGacctcctccacaacctTCCCGAGGCTCAGATCCAACGCAAGAACCTCACTCGAATGCTCACGGGCGTGAAAGTCAACAAGCATTTCCCTTTCGTACCACGTCTCCTTGCTAACATTCTTCCGGTGTTCCTCGGTAACGGAGCCATTCCACCAGCCGTCATGGACCTCATGCGTTTCCGCGCACGTTGCCGCGCCGACATTGAAGCTGTGTTCAAAGATCGCAAGAACGACAATAAAGGCCGTCACTCCATTTTCTATGAGCTCCGCGATTCGCCATCCCTCCCGCCCGAAGAGAAGACCGTCCGCCGGCTTCAAGATGAAGCCCAACTCCTCGTCATGGCCGGAACCGAGTCGCTCGCCAAATCGCTCGCTATTGCATCTTTCCACCTCATCTCCAACCCGTCCACCCTCTCTACTCTCCGCGCAGAACTCAGCTCCGCTCGTCAAACCTCTCAGCACCCTGATCAACCTGTTCCATTGACTACCCTCCTCACCCTTCCCTACCTCAACGCCGTCATCACGGAAGCCAACCGCCTCTCCTTCGGCGTCACCAACCGCATAGTTCGCTATTCTCCAACCGAAACTCTCAGCTacaccgcctcctccggtCCGCACAAAGGCACAAACTATGTCTTCCCACCACGAACCAAGATGTCCTGCTGCACTTACTGCACGCACACGAACCCGTCGCTCTTCCCCGACCCGCTGAAATTTCTGCCTGAGCGTTTCCTTGgggagggcgacgaagtggCGAAGCGCAAGAGGTGTATGATGGCGCTGGGCAAAGGGCATCGCAGGTGTTTAGGCATCAACGTCGCGAACGCTGGGATGTGCTTGATTGTCGCGGCGGTGGCTGAGTGGGACATGAAGGCGTGGGATACAGATGAACGGGATGTGGCTTTCTTGCACGATTATCAGGTGGCGCATGGGAGGTTAGACAGCAAAGGTGTCAGGGTTGTGGTGAAA
- a CDS encoding Hypothetical protein (Conserved hypothetical protein, extracellular secretion) codes for MSFLRAIAFLASGALAIGQRSTVNFDGSGILLASNTSFVNIYADPNDWPAVLRVCDDLAMDFGRITGTNGSVIHNGNGTGASLNASMIFNVTGRPSFGVISSGSASGGVIIAGTLGRSSVIDRLVAEGKLDVTGIEGSWEAYVSAIVHDPLLGVEEAMVIAGSDRRGSVFGLYSVSEQIGVSPWYYWADSPPQKHSSIHADNTTVIQASPSVKYRGFFINDEAPALTGWIDAKFPPSPWGPGYGADFYASVFELLLRLRANYLWPASWNSMMNVDDPRTQALADEYGIVMGSSHTEPMMRATKEWSVFGDGPWDWTANNESIYPFFVEGAERAKPYEGVLTMGMRGSGDTALAPGIQTELLEDVVATQSEILTALWGNDSVQNPDVVPQMWCLYKEVQGYYEAGMSVPEYMTLLWTDDNWGNIRRLPLKNETSRSGNAGVYYHFDYVGDPRNYKWINTIPLQKTWQQMNLAYERDARRIWVVNVGDIKPLELPISHFMDLAYDIKLWNERSVPSYLEMWAAREFGLEVAHNTAVLLNNYSIAAGRRKFELVDTATFSLINYDEADKNLDEWKAMQTTAQSIMDSLPAETQPAFFEMVYHPVTAGYVYYDIMISSARNNLYARQGRNSANSIAEHTQSQFKKDRELTEQYNGLLDGKWDHMMDQTHIGYEYWQQPMRQRLPGLRYNMPGESSLAGGMGVSVEGNNATVPGDDAFHQLSSQSLTMATFNPYGATSQWIEIYSMGADAFDFNISANGSFVQFSETTGHITPDGASDKRIYASFDWNSCPEGSGIVLVNISSIIANTSQYREETQYGTQYGMPQIMLPYENIKVPNNFTNGFVESDGHISIELEHYSAVTSESSEVQYKVIPGLSRTLSGVSLFPVTADSQSAPDSPGLEYKLYTFTDLRTGMSSPADLVNITIVTTPSLNTIPERPLKYAIQFDEEDIKTVQYVVDQPKGANPVGWLAAVANNAWMTTSNFTYSGHGEHTLRIWALEPNVVLNTAWIDLGGLRPSYLGPPESTRIM; via the exons ATGTCTTTTCTTCGAGCCATTGCGTTTTTAGCCTCGGGTGCGCTGGCTATCGGTCAGCGCTCCACTGTCAACTTCGATGGATCTGGCATTCTTCTCGCAAGCAATACTTCCTTCGTCAATATCTATGCCGATCCGAACGACTGGCCAGCAGTCTTGCGGGTTTGCGATGATCTTGCAATGGACTTTGGGCGAATCACAGGCACGAACGGGTCTGTGATACACAATGGCAATGGCACAGGTGCGAGCCTGAATGCGAGTATGATCTTCAACGTCACCGGGCGGCCGTCCTTTGGTGTCATCAGCAGTGGAAGTGCCAGTGGAGGTGTGATCATTGCAGGAACACTTGGCAGGTCGTCAGTCATCGATCGACTGGTCGCTGAGGGGAAGCTCGATGTGACTGGTATCGAAGGCTCGTGGGAGGCATACGTGTCTGCAATAGTTCATGATCCACTCCTGGGCGTTGAAGAGGCGATGGTCATAGCAG GCTCCGACCGACGTGGATCCGTCTTTGGACTTTACAGCGTTTCGGAGCAGATCGGCGTCTCTCCGTGGTACTACTGGGCCGACTCTCCTCCGCAGAAGCATTCCTCGATACATGCGGATAACACTACAGTTATACAAGCCTCGCCATCGGTGAAGTATCGAGGTTTCTTT ATCAATGATGAAGCTCCTGCTCTCACTGGTTGGATCGACGCTAAATTCCCTCCCTCGCCATGGGGACCGGGATACGGAGCAGATTTCTACGCTTCTGTGTTTGAACTTCTACTCCGACTGCGAGCCAACTACCTCTGGCCTGCCTCGTGGAATAGCATGATGAATGTCGACGATCCTCGCACCCAAGCACTTGCCGATGAGTACGGCATCGTGATGGGAAGCTCTCACACAGAGCCAATGATGCGAGCAACGAAAGAGTGGAGTGTCTTCGGCGATGGGCCTTGGGACTGGACCGCCAACAACGAGTCCATCTATCCCTTCTTTGTAGAAGGTGCCGAGAGAGCAAAGCCGTATGAAGGTGTCCTTACGATGGGTATGCGTGGATCTGGCGACACTGCTCTTGCCCCCGGCATTCAGACCGAGCTCCTCGAAGATGTTGTGGCCACTCAGTCCGAAATATTGACCGCTCTCTGGGGAAACGACTCCGTTCAAAATCCAGATGTGGTACCGCAGATGTGGTGCTTGTACAAAGAAGTTCAGGGATACTACGAAGCCGGGATGAGCGTTCCAGAATACATG ACTCTTCTCTGGACGGACGACAATTGGGGAAACATTCGTCGTCTGCCACTCAAAAATGAGACCAGCAGGAGCGGCAATGCGGGCGTTTACTACCATTTT GACTACGTAGGCGATCCTCGGAATTACAAGTGGATCAACACAATCCCGCTGCAGAAGACGTGGCAGCAGATGAACCTCGCTTACGAACGAGATGCGCGACGTATCTGGGTCGTCAACGTTGGAGACATTAAGCCTCTG GAACTGCCCATTAGCCACTTCATGGACCTGGCATACGATATCAAGCTCTGGAATGAGAGGAGTGTGCCATCTTACCTCGAGATGTGGGCTGCGAGAGAATTTGGGCTCGAAGTTGCTCACAATACCGCCGTTCTGTTGAATAACTACTCTATCGCAGCGGGTCGCAGAAAGTTCGAATTGGTCGACACAGCGACATTCAGCCTGATCAACTACGACGAAGCAGACAAAAACCTCGACGAATGGAAAGCCATGCAGACTACGGCGCAGTCGATCATGGACTCGCTTCCCGCTGAGACGCAGCCAGCTTTCTTCGAGATGGTGTATCATCCAGTCACCGCTGGCTACGTTTACTACGACATCATGATCTCCAGCGCGAGGAACAATCTTTACGCAAGACAAGGACGAAACAGTGCCAATAGCATTGCGGAACATACTCAAAGCCAGTTCAAGAAAGATCGCGAGCTCACCGAGCAATACAATGGTCTATTGGATGGCAAGTGGGACCACATGATGGACCAGACGCACATCGGTTATGAGTATTGGCAACAGCCGATGCGTCAGCGTCTCCCCGGCTTGCGATACAACATGCCGGGAGAGAGCAGTCTGGCGGGAGGAATGGGCGTCAGCGTCGAAGGCAACAATGCCACCGTACCGGGCGACGACGCCTTTCATCAACTGTCATCGCAGTCACTCACGATGGCGACATTCAACCCATACGGCGCTACATCCCAGTGGATCGAGATCTACAGCATGGGTGCAGATGCTTTCGACTTTAACATCTCTGCAAATGGTTCTTTCGTGCAGTTCTCTGAGACGACTGGACACATTACCCCAGATGGAGCCTCAGACAAGCGAATCTATGCCAGTTTCGATTGGAACTCCTGCCCGGAAGGAAGTGGTATAGTCCTGGTCAATATCTCCTCGATCATCGCCAACACTAGTCAATACCGCGAGGAGACTCAATACGGAACTCAGTATGGCATGCCACAAATCATGCTGCCATACGAGAACATCAAGGTGCCCAACAATTTTACCAATGGATTTGTCGAGTCCGATGGGCATATTTCCATCGAGCTGGAGCACTATAGTGCTGTAACGTCCGAATCCAGCGAAGTCCAGTACAAAGTGATTCCCGGGCTCAGCCGTACCCTTTCAGGAGTCTCGCTCTTCCCTGTCACAGCCGACTCGCAGTCTGCACCGGACTCGCCAGGCTTGGAGTACAAATTGTACACATTCACCGATCTGA GGACCGGCATGTCCTCGCCTGCGGACCTGGTCAACATCACTATTGTCACCACGCCTTCCCTGAACACGATTCCTGAGCGGCCGCTCAAGTATGCTATTCAGTTTGATGAGGAAGATATCAAGACTGTGCAATACGTGGTGGATCAGCCAAAGGGAGCGAATCCCGTCGGCTGGCTGGCTGCGGTCGCCAACAACGCATGGATGACCACTTCGAACTTCACTTATTCCGGCCATGGAGAGCATACATTGAGGATCTGGGCGCTGGAGCCTAACGTCGTTCTGAACACTGCTTGGATTGATCTTGGTGGCTTGAGACCGAGTTATCTAGGACCGCCCGAGAGTACGAGGATCATGTGA